The DNA window GCGACGAGCACACCTCGGTCACGCGCCCAGCCGACGACCTTGCGCAGATGGTCGACGCCCAGCACCTTGCCGGTGGGATTGCTCGGCGAGTTCAGATACAGCAGCGCGGGCGACTGCGGGCCCAGCTGCGTCAGCGAATCCGCACGCACGAAAGGTGCTCCCCCCAACCGTGCACCGACTTCGTATGTGGGATAGGCCAGCTCCGGCACCACGACCAGATCGTCGGGTGCGAGACCGAGCAGTGTAGGCAACCAGGCAATGAGCTCCTTGGTACCGATCACCGGCAGCACGGCATCGTCGGCCAAGCCGGTGACGCCGTATCGGCGCTGCAGCGCCGTCGCCGCGGAAGCCCGCAACGCAGGCGTGCCCGCCGTCGTCGGGTAGCCGGATGCAGAACTGGCGGCGGCCAGCGCGTCACGAATGACCGGAGTCACCTCGTCCACGGGCGTGCCGACCGACAGGTCGACGATGCCCTCGGGGTGCGACCGGGCCAGCGCGGTGGCGTCAGCCAGGGTGTCCCAGGGGAACACCGGCAACGACGCCGAGACGCGAGCCGTTATCAGTCCTCGCCTTGAGGCGGCAGGTCCTTGACCACCTGGGGGTCGTTGTCGGTCTGGCCGACCTTGGATGCGCCACCGGGGGAACCGAGTTCGCCGAAGAAGTCGGCGTTGATCTGCGTGTAGCTGGACCACTGATCCGGCACATCGTCCTCGTAATAGATGGCCTCGACCGGGCAGACCGGCTCGCAGGCACCGCAGTCCACGCACTCATCGGGGTGGATGTACAGCATGCGGGCGCCCTCGTAAATGCAGTCGACAGGGCATTCCTCGATACACGCCTTGTCTTTGATGTCGACGCAGGGTTCGGCAATCGTGTACGTCACAGGTGCTCCTCGATCTCCTGTCCAGTGGGGCTGCCATCTCGGGTCAAGGCCCATGAGTTCTGAGCAAGTATGCGTATTACATACCTGGACGGTCGTCTCAGTGTGCCCTAACTTCACGCGCCGCCCGTTAAGGGTGGCGCGTGGTTACTGATACTAGACGTTGCAGATACACCTAGACCAGTCGCCACACACCATCATGTCAGCACGCTGGTCGAGTGCTCAGCATTGTGGCGCGAGCGAGGGCATATATGCGCCCGGGTGCAGTGCAAAGTCGCATGTGCGGCGCTCCCTCCTACGCGGCCCCTTCCTACGCGGTCCCTTAAGGATTCTCCAAGCTCGCTCGCACAGTCTTTGCGTCAACGCCACTCAGACGGAAAGACCAGGACATGACCTACCCCAGGTACGCACAAAACACGCTCGCCCCGGCGCCCACAGCGCGTTTTCATTCCGCGCCCACCCTGCATACCGCGCCCACCCAGGCTTTTCATACCGCGCGGACGCAGACGTTTCATACCGTGCCCACGCAGGCCTGGTCCAGTCAGGTGGCTCCGCCGGTCCCGCCTCCCCCGGCGCAACCCACGACCAAACGCAAGCGCTCGCGCGGTCCGGTCACGTTCCTGCTCGTCCTTGTCATCCTCTTGGCCTTCGCCGCCGCGGGCCTGCTCGGCGCCGAGCTCTACGCACGCACTGTTGCGGTCGACAAAATCAAGTCGGCTGCCGCGTGCTTCATCGAGGCCTCCGAGGACTCCGTCGACGTGGCGTTCGAGACCTCGCCGCCCGTTCTCATGCAGTACTTCGACGACAGGTACACCGGGTTCACGATCGCCACCGACGGCTCTGGAATTCGCAGCGTTGACGGCATGACCGCGAACATCGCGGTCACCGACGTCGACCGCAACGGTGGTGCGCACGGGCAGGGCACGATCGGCGCAATCAACGCGACCATCGACTGGACTTCCGAAGGGATGCGGGACTCTGCCAACACCGCCCTCAAGGAGGCCATCGACGAGTACCTCGAGGGCAGCTTCCTGAGTTTCCTGGGTGACTGGATCTCGACTGACAACGTCGTGACGGGCGTCCACACCGATCCTTCGACCGGGATCGTCACCTTGGAGGGGATGTTCGACAGCAGCATCGCCGTCAAACCGGAGACGACGGTCGACGGCGGAATCAAGCTGGAAATCCAACCCGACGGTTTCACGCTCGGCGGAGATCTGGATCTGCCTGCCGAAGACTTGCAGGCCAAGCTCGACGAGATGACGAGCGAGCTCACCGGCAACAAGTACAACCTCCGTGCGGATTCGCTCCAAGTCACCGATAGCGGTGTGACCGCGGACTTCTCGGCAAGCAACATCGACATCCCCGCCAGCGACGGCGAGAGCAGCTGCTTCGACATGTGAGCCCGAAAACGCGGCTGGCGCGTCTGCAGGATCTCATCGGCCTGCAGACGCGCTAGCTTGTCTGCGCAGTTGATTCTGGGTGTTACGCCTGCTTGAGCGCCTCGATCTCCAAAGTGATCGAGATCTTGTCGCCGACGACGGTGCCACCGGTTTCCAGCGGCATGTCGACGTCGATGCCGAAGTCCTTGCGGTTCAACACCACCGATGCCTCAAATCCCGCGACCTCGCCGTGTCCCATGCCGGGGTTGACGCCATTGAACTCCAGCTCGAGGGTGACCGGCTTCGTGACGCCCTTGAGAGTGAAGTCGCCGTCGACGAGGTACGTGTCGCCGGCGGTCCGGACACCGGTCGAGGCGAAGGTGGCGGTTGGATACTTCTCGGCATCGAAGAAGTCCGCGGACCGGACGTGGGCGTCGCGCTGGGTGTTGCGGGTGTTGATCGAGTCGACGGCGACTTCGGCGGTCACCGACGGGGTGCCATCCTCGGCGACCTCGATCGTGCCGCTGAACGTGTCGAAAGTGCCTCGCACCTTGCTCACCATGAGGTGACGTACGGAGAATCCAACGGTCGAGTGCACGGGATCGATGGCCCATGTACCCGTGGCGAGCTGGGCGGTTCCGGTGGCTCCAGCGGCAATAGTCATTTCGTGAATCTCTCTCTCCGTGGCGCCGGCCCTCCCGGCGCCTTCAAGAGGAGTAAACGGACCACAGTCCGATTCCATTCCCGCGAGCAGGCTCGCGGGAAACCTACGCGGCCAGCGGGGCGTATGTCGTGGAGCGCTGTCGCGCCGGGCGGCCGATGCCCTCGGCGATCGACGTGAGCTCCTCGACGCTCTTGGCCGAGCCGAACTCCGAGCCGGCCATCCGCGAGATGGTCTCCTCCATCAGCGTCCCGCCCAGATCGTTGGCACCGCCGTTGAGCATCACCTGCGTGCGCTCGACGCCGAGCTTGACCCAGCTGGTCTGAATGTTGTCGATCCTGCCGTGCAGCATGATCCGTGCCAGCGCGTGCACAGCGCGGTTGTCGCGGTGCGTCGGCCCCGGCCGCGCCCCGCCGGCGAGGTACAGCGGCGAGCTCTGGTGCACGAACGGCAGCG is part of the Mycolicibacterium tusciae JS617 genome and encodes:
- the dapC gene encoding succinyldiaminopimelate transaminase encodes the protein MTARVSASLPVFPWDTLADATALARSHPEGIVDLSVGTPVDEVTPVIRDALAAASSASGYPTTAGTPALRASAATALQRRYGVTGLADDAVLPVIGTKELIAWLPTLLGLAPDDLVVVPELAYPTYEVGARLGGAPFVRADSLTQLGPQSPALLYLNSPSNPTGKVLGVDHLRKVVGWARDRGVLVASDECYLGLGWDAAPLSVLHPSVCDGDHTGLLAIHSLSKTSSLAGYRAGFVAGDPSVVAELLAVRKHAGMMMPTPVQAAMVAALDDDDHEREQRGRYERRRAVLMPALKSAGLTVDHSEAGLYIWATRGEPCRDTVSWLAQRGILVAPGEFYGPAGAQHVRVALTATDERIAAAVARLTS
- a CDS encoding YceI family protein, which gives rise to MTIAAGATGTAQLATGTWAIDPVHSTVGFSVRHLMVSKVRGTFDTFSGTIEVAEDGTPSVTAEVAVDSINTRNTQRDAHVRSADFFDAEKYPTATFASTGVRTAGDTYLVDGDFTLKGVTKPVTLELEFNGVNPGMGHGEVAGFEASVVLNRKDFGIDVDMPLETGGTVVGDKISITLEIEALKQA
- a CDS encoding LmeA family phospholipid-binding protein, which gives rise to MTYPRYAQNTLAPAPTARFHSAPTLHTAPTQAFHTARTQTFHTVPTQAWSSQVAPPVPPPPAQPTTKRKRSRGPVTFLLVLVILLAFAAAGLLGAELYARTVAVDKIKSAAACFIEASEDSVDVAFETSPPVLMQYFDDRYTGFTIATDGSGIRSVDGMTANIAVTDVDRNGGAHGQGTIGAINATIDWTSEGMRDSANTALKEAIDEYLEGSFLSFLGDWISTDNVVTGVHTDPSTGIVTLEGMFDSSIAVKPETTVDGGIKLEIQPDGFTLGGDLDLPAEDLQAKLDEMTSELTGNKYNLRADSLQVTDSGVTADFSASNIDIPASDGESSCFDM
- the fdxA gene encoding ferredoxin, which encodes MTYTIAEPCVDIKDKACIEECPVDCIYEGARMLYIHPDECVDCGACEPVCPVEAIYYEDDVPDQWSSYTQINADFFGELGSPGGASKVGQTDNDPQVVKDLPPQGED